The following nucleotide sequence is from Myxococcales bacterium.
CCTGGATCATGCGGACTTACTCCGGGCACTCGACACCGGCCGCATCGAACGCGCTCTATCGCGCGAACCTCGCTCGGGGCCAGACCGGACTCAGCGTCGCGTTCGATCTGCCGACTCAGACTGGCTACGACGCGGACCACCCGCTCTCGCGAGGTGAGGTGGGCAGAACTGGCGTGCCCATCGGGCATCTTGCTGACCTCGAAGCTCTGTTCGAGGGCATCGATCTCGCACGCATGAATACCTCGATGACGATCAACGCCACCGCGGCGTGGTTGCTCAGTCTGTACATTGCCGCGGCGGAAAAACGCGGTGTCGACCCGCGGGCGCTGCGCGGCACGACGCAGAACGACATCGTCAAGGAGTACCTCTCCCGCGGCACCTACGTGTTCCCTCCGGGCCCTAGCCTGCGCCTGACCGTGGATACGATTCTGTACACGGTCGAGCACGTTCCCGACTGGAACCCGATCAACATATCGAGCTACCATCTGCAAGAAGCCGGAGCGACTCCCGAGCAAGAGATCGCCTATTCGCTGACCACGGCGATTGCGGTGCTCGATCTGCTACGCGAGCGTGGGATCGAAGGGGAGAGGCTGGCCAAGGTGTTTGGTCGGCTGTCGTTCTTCGTCAACGCGGGCATCCGTTTCGTCGAGGAGACCTGCAAGCTGCGGGCTTTCAGCGCACTCTGGGATCGTTTGGGGAAGGAGCGCTACGCTGTCACGGAGCCCAAGCTGCGGCGCTTCCGCTACGGCGTGCAGGTGAACTCGTTGGGTCTCACCGAGGCGCAACCCGAGAACAACCTGGTGCGCATCGCGCTCGAGATGCTCGGAGTCACCCTGAGCAAGAACGCACGCGCACGCGCCATTCAGCTGCCAGCTTGGAACGAGGCGCTGGGTCTGCCCCGACCCTGGGACCAACAGCTGTCCTTGCGCACACAGCAGATCCTCGCGCTCGAGAGCGACCTGCTCGAGTACGGCGATCTATTCGATGGCTCGCCGGTCGTCGCGGCCCGGACTCGGGAGATCGAGGAGGCCGCGTGGGCCGAAGTGCAGCTGGTGCTCGAGCGCGGCGGTGCGGTCGCGGGCGTCGAGAGTGGCTACATCAAACAACAGCTCGTGGCGGCCAACGCCGCCCGGCTGGCAGCCATCGAGAGCGGTCAGCAGCCGGTGGTCGGCGTGAACTGCCACACCGAGAGCGCGCCGAGCCCGCTGACTGCGGGCGGCGGCGCGGACGCCATCCTGCAGGTGGATCCTGCTGCCGAGGCTGAACAGATCGAGCGCCTCGTGGCCTGGCGTGCGGCGCGGGACGCATCCGCCGTTGCGCGCGCGCTCGACACACTTCGCGAAGCGGCGTCGAGCGGGGTGAGCCTGATGCCGGCGTCAATCGACGCGGCTCGCGCTTCGGTGACCACGGGGGAGTGGGGCGGGGTGTTGAGGGAGGTGTTTGGTGAGTACCGCGCGCCGACCGGCGTTGGCGGGGCACGGACTCCGGAGCTGGGGGAGAGCCTGACGGTCCTGCGCACGCGCGTGGCAGAAGTTGCGAAGCGCATTGGCCGCCGCCCCAAGTTGCTGGTTGGAAAGCCCGGGCTCGATGGCCACTCGAACGGCGCGGAGCAGATTGCACTCAGGGCTCGCGATGCGGGGTTCGAGGTGGTCTACGAGGGCATTCGCGTGACTCCGCGGGAGATCGCCCGCGCCGCGGCGGACGAGAGTGTGCACGTCGTCGGCCTCAGCATCCTATCCGGCGCGCACCTCGAGCTCACCCGGGAGGTGCTGGCCGAGCTCCGAGCGCGAGGCGTACAGGTTCCGGTCGTGCTGGGTGGCATCATCCCGGAGGCCGACCGGCCGCTGCTCACCGCAGCCGGGGTGCGTGCGGTCTACACGCCGAAGGACTTTCGAGTCGGTCAGATCTTGAACGAGCTCTTGGACATCGTGGACGAGGTTGGGGCGTGAAACTCGGCTTCGATCCGGAGCCGCTTGCCCTGCGTGTGTTCTCGCGCGACCCTGCCGGCGTCGCGCGTGCCATTTCGATGGTCGAAGATCGTCGCCCGGAGGCAGAGGGCCCCGCGGCACTCTTGCTGCGCGCCTTGAACAAAAGCGGCAGGAGCGCCGCCTGCCAGCGGATCGGAGTCACGGGACCGCCGGGCGTGGGCAAGAGCTCGCTGGTCTCGGCGCTGATTCGAAGGTTTCGCGCCAGCGACAAGAGCGTGGGTGTGTTGGCCGTCGATCCCTCGAGCCCACGCAGTGGTGGGGCGCTGCTGGGTGATCGCGCGCGCATCGAGCTCGATCCGGATGACACCGAGGTGTTCGTGCGTTCGATGGCGTCAGGTGGCCAACTCGGCGGGCTCGCGCGGGCGGCCGGCGCGGCGGTCGAGGTGCTGAGCTCGACCTTCGACGTGGTGTTGATCGAGACGGTAGGGGTGGGCCAGAGTGAGACCGACGTCGAGCACGTGGCCGACAGCGTGCTCTTGGTGGTGCAGCCAGCCTCGGGCGACGTGCTTCAGTTCATCAAGGCCGGCATCTTGGAGATCCCGGACCTGCTCGCCGTCAACAAGGCGGATCTCGGCGCCGTTGCCGAACGCGCACGAGCGGAGCTCGAGAGCGCGCTCCGAGTGTCAGCGACGGTGGACGGCCGGGTCCCGCCTCGCGTCATTCTGACCAGCGCCACGACGGGTGCTGGCGTCGACGAGCTGCTGTCGGCGTTGAACGAGCACAGCGCGGAGCTGCGCGCGAGTGGAACGCTGAGCGCGCGGCGTCACGACAAGAGCGTGGCCTGGGCGGTGCGGCTCTTCGTCGAACAGTACGGGGAACGCGGCGTCGAGGTGGCCGGCGGCCGACCGGCGCTGCGAGCCAGCCTAGGCAAGGCGCTGGCTGGCGGCGCGACGCTGCTCGAGGCCGTGAGCGCCGCGGCCGCACCGACCGACTGAGCGCTGGTCGTCGAGGACCCTCAGGTCGTCTTCTTGGCCGGGGCCTTCGGCTTGGCGGCTTCTCGGTTCTCCGCCGCGCGCTTCAGCTCCCATTCGACGTTCTTCTTGGCGCGGCGCGCCTTCTGGCGGTGGCGTGCGCGTGGATCTTGCGGTGTTCCCATGGCGGCGCAGTCATTAGATCGAATCGACGCCACTGACCAGGCAAAAAACGGTCCCCGTGACTCAGACGGTCCAGGTGTTGCCGGAAGCCAGGAGCCGCTGCAGATCCGGCGCGCCCTTGGCGCGGGCGGCCTCGGCCTGTTCGTGTACCGTCCCGTCGTAGGTCGGTCGCTGGGTCGCATAGAGCACGCCGACGGCCACCGGGAACTGCGGAAAGGGCATGTGGGTGAGCATGACCGCCAGCGTGGAGTTCGTCTCGTCGTGGATCAGGATGTCCTTCTCCTCGACGCCGTTCTCTCCCAGCGTCGCCACCTCGAGCGCCAACGTGCGCGGGTCGATGCGCAGGCCTTTGTTGCGCTGAGCGCCGAACAGCAGGGGTTGGCCGTGGGCCACCCGCAGCTGCTGCTCCTCTTTCTGGTCCTTCGCGGTGAAGGGTTCGAAGGCGCCGTCGTTGAAGACCGGGCAGTTCTGGTAGATTTCCATGAACGCCGTCCCGCGGTGTTTTGCGGCGCGGAGCAGCATCTCGTTCAGGTGTTTTGCATCCGTATCGATGCTGCGCGCGACGAAGGTCGCGTTGCAGCCCAGGGCGAACGCCGCCGGATCGACCGGAAAGTCCGGCGCACCGCTGGGCGTGCTCTTGGTGGTCTTGCCGACCTCGCTGGTGGGGGAGTACTGCCCCTTGGTCAGGCCGTAGATGCGGTTGTTGAACATCAACATCTTGATGTCGAGGTTGCGCCGGAGCGCGTGCATCAGGTGATTGCCGCCGATCGAGAGCCCGTCTCCGTCCCCCGTCACGAGCCACACACTCAACTTCGGGTTGGCGACCTTGATGCCCATCGCAATGGCGGGCGCGCGGCCGTGAATGGTGTGAAAGCCATAGGTGTTCATGTAGTAGGGGAAGCGGCTGGAGCAGCCGATTCCGCTCACCCAGACGACGTCCTCGGGCGCTATGCCCAGGTCGGGCATCATGCGCTGCACGTTGGCGAGGATCGAGTAGTCACCGCAACCAGGACACCAGCGGACGTCCTGGTCGGACTCGAAGTCCTTCTTCGTGAGCTTCGGGGTCGGGACGATGTTCGACATGGCTGACTCAGCTCTCCATCAACTGGCGGATCTTCTCTTCGATCTCGTCAATCTTGAACGGTTGCCCTGTGATCTTCGGGAAGCTCTCGGCGGGGATCAAAAAGTCGCTGCGGATGAGCTTGACCAGCTGGCCCAGGTTCATCTCGGGGATCAACACGCGCTCGAAGCGCTTCAACAGGTCCCCCAGGTTCTTCGGGAACGGGTTGATGTAGCGGACGTGCGCGTGGCTGACGTCGAGCCCGCGATCGCGGCCGCGCTGAACGGCCTCGCGGATCGCCCCGTAGGTCGAGCCCCAACCGAGCACCAGGAGCTTGCCGCTGTCATTACCGAGCTCGATGGTCTGCTCGGGAATGTGGTTGGCGATGCCGGCGACCTTGGCCGCACGGGTCTTGCTCATCCGCTCGTGGTTGGCTGGATCGTAGGAAATGTGGCCCGAATCGTAGTCTTTTTCGATGCCGCCGATGCGGTGCAACAGGCCCGGCGTGCCTGGAATGGCCCAGGCGCGTGCGAGGGTCTCCGGGTTGCGCAAGAACGGGTGGAAACCCTCGGGGTCTTTCCGGAACTCGACCTCGATCTTGGGCAGGTCTGCCACGTTCGGCACCGCCCACGGCTCAGCGCCGTTTGCCAGATACCCATCGGTGAGCAGCACGACGGGCGTCATGAACTTGACCGTCAAGCGGACCGCCTCGAGCACCATGTGAAAACAATCACCCGGCGACGCCGCCGCCACCACACACAGTGGGGCCTCGCCGTTGCGGCCGTACACGGCCTGCAGCAGGTCGGCCTGCTCCGTCTTGGTCGGCAGCCCCGTGCTCGGTCCACCGCGCTGCACGTTGATGATCACCAGCGGCAGCTCGGTCGCGATCGCGAGCCCCATCGCCTCGGTTTTGAGTGCGATGCCCGGGCCGCTCGAGGCGGTGATGCCGATGTGTCCGGCGTAGGAGGAGCCGATCGCAACGCAAACAGCCGCGATCTCGTCCTCTGCCTGCACGGTCGTCACGCCGTAGTTCTTGTAGCGCGACAGCTCGTGAAGAATGTCGCTGGCGGGCGTGATGGGGTAGGCGCCGAACATGACCGGCACGCCGGACAGCTGAGCCGCTGCCAGGATGCCGAGCGCCGTGGCCTGGTTACCGCCGATGTTGCGGTAGGTGCCTTTGGCCACCGGCGCGGCCGGGACCTCGAAGCGATAATGGGCGATTTCAGCGACATCGCCGTAGGCGTACCCACCGCGCAAGGCCAGGATGTTGGCGCGGGCGACGGCGCCATCTTTCTTGAACTTCATCTCGATCCACTTGATGGTCGAGTCGAGGTCGCGCCCGTAGATCCAGAACATCAAGCCGAGCGTCCAGAAGTTCTTGCAGCGGTTCGCCTCTTTGGTGCTGACCCCGGACTCCTTGACCGCGGTCTGCGTGTTCTTGCTGATGTCGATGGCGAGCACGTTGTAGCCATCGAGCGCGCCAGTCTCGAGCGGGTTCTCGTTGTACCCCGCCTTCTTCAGGTTGGCGGTGGTGAATGCGCCGCTGTTCACGATCAGGAGCCCACTGCGCTTCAGATCCTTGAGGTTGGTCTTCAGTGCGGCCGGATTCATCGCGACGAGCACGTCCGGAGCATCTCCGGGCGTGAATACGTTCTCGGAGGCGAAGTTGATCTGAAATCCGGACACGCCGTAGGTGGTGCCGGCGGGGGCGCGGATCTCGGCGGGGAAGTCCGGGAACGTAGCAAGGTCGTTGCCCGCCAGGGCGGCGGCCACGGTGAACTGGTTTCCCGTCACCTGCATGCCGTCGCCGGAGTCTCCGGCGAAGCGCACGATGGCCCCGCGCAGCAGGGTGGGTTTTTCGCCCGATGAGATGTCGGACACCGGTTGTGCCTGCTGTGCCATCCTCGCTCGTACTCGCTTTCTCGTTCTCGCGTCGGTCTGTGGGCGGGCGCGAGGGACTAGGTCGCTGGCCGCGGGACGTTGCGCCGAGGCCACGCTGACACGGGCGTCACTTGCTCCGGTGACGGGAACTTGTCAAGTGAACCGCGCATTTTCGGCGCGGATCTTGGGGGTCCCGGGCCGGGTCACGCAGGCGGTGCGTGCTTCTGCAGCAGGTCCGCCAGCCGCGGCGCAGCCGCCTCGACGTGTTTCTTCGCGGTCGGTCGGAGTTTGTCGTACATGCCCCGAATCGTCGCCCGCTGCGCCTTTTCTGCCCTGCGATCGGTGATGCCGAGCAGCGCGTCAGCCATTTGGGGGCTGTTGGCCTTGAGGTGGTCGCTCGGGCGAACGCCCTTGGAAATGGCCTCCTGGTAGATGGGATCGAGGGCGTCCAGGAAGTCGTCGAGCAGGTCGTCGACCGCTTGCCGGACGAAGCCCGGTTTCACGCCTTGCACGAGCTTGTATCCGGCCTTGATGGCCATGCCACTGAGGCCCGACTTGTCCGCGACCTCGAGGTCCAGGACCTTGCAGGCGTCATCCACGATGAGGGGGCGTTTGTCGCCGCCATCGGCGATTTCTCGGAGGCTGGGCATGATTTCCTCTGCAGTTTCCGTCGCGCCATTACCACCGCCTGCTTCAGCTCGCCAATGTAGGGGAATGGGGGGGGGCAGCCCGCGGCGGGAAAGCACCGAAATGGGTTGAAATAAGCTACAGTTATACGGAGCCGGAAGGCCCATTTCCGTTGTCGTGCGTATCCGAGGTTGAACCTCCGGAGCGAACGTTGTTGTCCGCCGATCTCGCCAAACCTCTGCCCGAAGACCTCCAGCGCGGTTCGCGCCTGGGTCGGTTTCAGCTTTTGCTTCGGATTGGTCGGGGCGGCATGGCCACGGTCTGGGTCGCACGCGAAGACACTGACGACCCGGCGCGTCAGCGGTTGGTAGCTGTCAAGGCCATCCTCACCGACCTGGCGAACGACCAGGAGTTCTCGAAGATGTTCGTCGACGAAGGGCGGATCATCGGCATGATCCAGCATCCCAACGTCGTGAACGTGTACGAGTCGTCGGAAGACGGCGGCATCGGCTACATCGCGATGGAGTGGGTCGAGGGCGACTCGTTGCACGCCATCATTGCCGAGGCCGGCAAGCGCCGACCGATCCCGCCGGAGATGGCCGTGCGCATCATCTCCGACGCCGCGGCGGGCTTGCACGCGGCCCACGAGCTGACGGACGAAAAGGGTAATCCGATGAACGTGGTTCATCGGGACGTGTCGCCTCACAACATCC
It contains:
- a CDS encoding protein meaA codes for the protein MASMASKDPPWIMRTYSGHSTPAASNALYRANLARGQTGLSVAFDLPTQTGYDADHPLSRGEVGRTGVPIGHLADLEALFEGIDLARMNTSMTINATAAWLLSLYIAAAEKRGVDPRALRGTTQNDIVKEYLSRGTYVFPPGPSLRLTVDTILYTVEHVPDWNPINISSYHLQEAGATPEQEIAYSLTTAIAVLDLLRERGIEGERLAKVFGRLSFFVNAGIRFVEETCKLRAFSALWDRLGKERYAVTEPKLRRFRYGVQVNSLGLTEAQPENNLVRIALEMLGVTLSKNARARAIQLPAWNEALGLPRPWDQQLSLRTQQILALESDLLEYGDLFDGSPVVAARTREIEEAAWAEVQLVLERGGAVAGVESGYIKQQLVAANAARLAAIESGQQPVVGVNCHTESAPSPLTAGGGADAILQVDPAAEAEQIERLVAWRAARDASAVARALDTLREAASSGVSLMPASIDAARASVTTGEWGGVLREVFGEYRAPTGVGGARTPELGESLTVLRTRVAEVAKRIGRRPKLLVGKPGLDGHSNGAEQIALRARDAGFEVVYEGIRVTPREIARAAADESVHVVGLSILSGAHLELTREVLAELRARGVQVPVVLGGIIPEADRPLLTAAGVRAVYTPKDFRVGQILNELLDIVDEVGA
- the meaB gene encoding methylmalonyl Co-A mutase-associated GTPase MeaB, giving the protein MVEDRRPEAEGPAALLLRALNKSGRSAACQRIGVTGPPGVGKSSLVSALIRRFRASDKSVGVLAVDPSSPRSGGALLGDRARIELDPDDTEVFVRSMASGGQLGGLARAAGAAVEVLSSTFDVVLIETVGVGQSETDVEHVADSVLLVVQPASGDVLQFIKAGILEIPDLLAVNKADLGAVAERARAELESALRVSATVDGRVPPRVILTSATTGAGVDELLSALNEHSAELRASGTLSARRHDKSVAWAVRLFVEQYGERGVEVAGGRPALRASLGKALAGGATLLEAVSAAAAPTD
- a CDS encoding 2-oxoacid:ferredoxin oxidoreductase subunit beta, giving the protein MSNIVPTPKLTKKDFESDQDVRWCPGCGDYSILANVQRMMPDLGIAPEDVVWVSGIGCSSRFPYYMNTYGFHTIHGRAPAIAMGIKVANPKLSVWLVTGDGDGLSIGGNHLMHALRRNLDIKMLMFNNRIYGLTKGQYSPTSEVGKTTKSTPSGAPDFPVDPAAFALGCNATFVARSIDTDAKHLNEMLLRAAKHRGTAFMEIYQNCPVFNDGAFEPFTAKDQKEEQQLRVAHGQPLLFGAQRNKGLRIDPRTLALEVATLGENGVEEKDILIHDETNSTLAVMLTHMPFPQFPVAVGVLYATQRPTYDGTVHEQAEAARAKGAPDLQRLLASGNTWTV
- a CDS encoding 2-oxoacid:acceptor oxidoreductase subunit alpha, which produces MAQQAQPVSDISSGEKPTLLRGAIVRFAGDSGDGMQVTGNQFTVAAALAGNDLATFPDFPAEIRAPAGTTYGVSGFQINFASENVFTPGDAPDVLVAMNPAALKTNLKDLKRSGLLIVNSGAFTTANLKKAGYNENPLETGALDGYNVLAIDISKNTQTAVKESGVSTKEANRCKNFWTLGLMFWIYGRDLDSTIKWIEMKFKKDGAVARANILALRGGYAYGDVAEIAHYRFEVPAAPVAKGTYRNIGGNQATALGILAAAQLSGVPVMFGAYPITPASDILHELSRYKNYGVTTVQAEDEIAAVCVAIGSSYAGHIGITASSGPGIALKTEAMGLAIATELPLVIINVQRGGPSTGLPTKTEQADLLQAVYGRNGEAPLCVVAAASPGDCFHMVLEAVRLTVKFMTPVVLLTDGYLANGAEPWAVPNVADLPKIEVEFRKDPEGFHPFLRNPETLARAWAIPGTPGLLHRIGGIEKDYDSGHISYDPANHERMSKTRAAKVAGIANHIPEQTIELGNDSGKLLVLGWGSTYGAIREAVQRGRDRGLDVSHAHVRYINPFPKNLGDLLKRFERVLIPEMNLGQLVKLIRSDFLIPAESFPKITGQPFKIDEIEEKIRQLMES